From a region of the Paenibacillus segetis genome:
- the thiE gene encoding thiamine phosphate synthase, which yields MSSRFSAEQMRQYLRMYLVIGSVNCREEPVRVVKEALAGGATLVQFREKGPGALTGAPMLELALQIQVACRLAGVPFIVNDDIDLALTIGADGVHIGQDDALASVVRYQIGDRILGVSAHTVEEAKIATRQGADYLGIGPIYPTISKDDAHAVQGTGIIQEMRKQGIELPMVGIGGITPERVSDVITTGADGVAVISAITQATNVRKTVELINRKVNQASMGV from the coding sequence ATGAGTAGCAGATTCTCTGCCGAACAAATGCGTCAATATTTGAGGATGTACTTAGTTATTGGCAGTGTCAATTGCCGTGAAGAACCTGTACGCGTAGTGAAAGAGGCTTTGGCTGGAGGAGCTACATTGGTCCAGTTTCGTGAAAAGGGCCCCGGAGCCCTAACGGGTGCCCCTATGCTTGAGCTGGCCCTTCAAATACAAGTTGCCTGTCGCCTTGCTGGAGTGCCTTTTATCGTCAATGACGATATAGACCTCGCTCTAACGATCGGAGCAGATGGTGTCCATATCGGGCAAGACGATGCATTAGCCAGCGTAGTTCGTTACCAGATCGGAGACCGAATTCTAGGTGTATCTGCACACACCGTGGAAGAAGCCAAGATAGCGACTAGACAGGGTGCCGATTATCTTGGCATCGGCCCGATCTATCCAACGATCTCCAAGGATGATGCCCATGCCGTACAGGGTACCGGAATTATTCAGGAAATGCGAAAGCAGGGGATTGAGCTACCGATGGTTGGGATTGGTGGAATCACTCCAGAGCGTGTAAGTGATGTTATCACCACTGGTGCGGATGGAGTTGCTGTGATCTCAGCGATAACACAGGCCACAAATGTACGAAAAACTGTGGAGCTGATCAACAGGAAGGTAAACCAAGCGAGTATGGGGGTATGA
- a CDS encoding prepilin peptidase, which produces MILFLPIALCILLLLSSMSDIQKRTIPNVIVVIILVLGILYNLLHHSFYTALIGIFIPSILLLIAKSKFNYPIGAGDIKLLSAIGAWIGWLMNLYVLLLSCIIVLLYVLVLRLFFQTKVASVPFAPFLSISTLICYVIAA; this is translated from the coding sequence ATGATATTGTTTTTACCTATTGCCTTGTGTATTCTCTTGCTTCTATCTAGTATGAGCGATATACAGAAAAGAACTATCCCCAACGTTATCGTTGTTATTATACTAGTATTAGGAATTCTCTATAACTTATTACATCATTCCTTCTACACAGCACTGATTGGGATATTCATCCCTTCGATACTTTTACTCATAGCCAAGTCCAAATTCAACTATCCCATTGGGGCTGGCGATATTAAGCTTCTATCCGCAATCGGAGCATGGATAGGTTGGTTAATGAATCTCTACGTACTTTTATTAAGTTGTATTATTGTATTGTTATATGTCCTAGTACTAAGACTATTCTTTCAGACAAAGGTAGCCTCTGTTCCGTTTGCCCCATTCTTATCCATTTCAACATTGATATGTTATGTAATAGCCGCTTGA
- a CDS encoding nucleotidyltransferase domain-containing protein, giving the protein MQQQVDPSRILDLSESMKRLNRAIEDNEPGLYKEVSSILNETRYSYSEFSNVQSVIRNMDQLLAEIHDLSRSISDQLDQKTTTLRQTADTYAQVEQQVKNILSNPTTISWSMNVGLLSKKMFSSVSSAEELPYQASPPSFLDMMKGLFLQAKKWYLKERLKSFQGDPQIANLLRQLKNGTVLEQNRAVEQLGQILSAIQGIARCQVAYDVYGQYGNDQYMEVVHQEAEGLRTKLRALGISDALVTANLAANYTGSALNACAYDPRLRDGSVMPTGLWGSEDGKLSEDKQIGIILLTDQYFKASTKEQREEILHMAGAIRDGSLSSYPLLGNKLGAESVSKLIQSLVNSKTAFVETIQSLEHDSKFAVFANANLSYHEEAVDQVMKVLTEDLVQAEKTYWNSGIYTEENWWLDPAKLAEALTMINRDARNGGLSLPEVSGNKMAALQYLLRVPVTKEWGMDTLNTLEIAMTQQGIEGDAHTLGEENLKAIVDRYIEIQTAPSVKWGQVGIGLLQTVGGGFEAAFGVAFGIATVETLAGGLFGAYVATHGASNVSGGISRMWNGLNGSDAGDTANFEKNAFAAIGGERGELVYNGIDMAMAFAQPVDIVTKMIYKSPTAALDAYQAEKIASSVFAKTEGAVVEGTGQGLKVPQGLTQAQFDKASSMIREKVGHISDDIVVQGSRAKGTAKPTSDIDIAIRVPAEKFDELIQSSFSKVKPPNPGSAKEKTMLHAIETGKIQSGEAKLSKFREQLQQELGMDVDISIIKIGGPFDNPPFTPLK; this is encoded by the coding sequence ATGCAGCAGCAGGTGGATCCAAGTCGTATCTTAGATTTGTCAGAAAGTATGAAGCGGTTGAATCGAGCGATCGAGGATAATGAACCTGGCTTATATAAAGAAGTGAGCAGTATTCTAAACGAAACGCGTTATTCCTATTCCGAATTCTCCAATGTGCAGTCTGTTATCCGGAATATGGATCAGTTGTTGGCTGAGATTCATGATTTATCTAGATCAATCAGTGATCAATTAGATCAGAAGACTACTACACTTAGACAAACTGCGGATACCTATGCCCAGGTTGAACAGCAAGTGAAGAATATTTTATCCAATCCAACTACGATCAGTTGGTCCATGAACGTTGGCTTATTATCAAAAAAGATGTTTTCTAGTGTGAGTTCTGCCGAAGAACTTCCGTATCAAGCATCCCCACCCTCATTTCTGGATATGATGAAAGGGCTTTTCTTACAAGCGAAAAAATGGTACTTAAAAGAAAGATTGAAGTCATTTCAGGGCGACCCGCAAATTGCCAATCTACTTCGGCAACTCAAAAATGGAACGGTACTTGAGCAGAACCGGGCCGTGGAACAGCTTGGACAAATTCTGTCCGCGATTCAAGGCATTGCACGCTGCCAAGTAGCTTATGATGTGTATGGGCAATACGGCAATGATCAATACATGGAAGTAGTACATCAAGAAGCTGAAGGTCTTCGGACGAAGTTAAGAGCACTTGGGATATCGGACGCGTTGGTTACCGCTAATCTTGCCGCTAATTACACTGGCTCTGCGCTTAACGCCTGCGCTTATGATCCACGGCTCCGTGATGGATCGGTGATGCCGACCGGGCTGTGGGGAAGCGAGGACGGGAAGCTGTCCGAGGATAAGCAGATAGGTATTATTCTGTTGACGGATCAGTACTTCAAAGCAAGCACGAAAGAACAACGCGAAGAGATTTTGCATATGGCTGGTGCAATTAGGGATGGTTCGCTTAGCTCTTACCCGCTGCTAGGTAACAAGTTGGGTGCAGAGAGTGTATCTAAACTCATCCAAAGCTTGGTGAACAGCAAGACGGCTTTTGTCGAGACGATTCAAAGCCTTGAACACGATTCCAAGTTCGCCGTATTTGCGAATGCTAATCTGTCTTATCATGAAGAAGCTGTCGACCAAGTAATGAAGGTCTTGACAGAAGATTTGGTCCAAGCGGAGAAGACGTATTGGAATAGCGGCATCTATACGGAAGAGAATTGGTGGCTGGATCCAGCCAAGTTGGCAGAAGCGCTGACAATGATCAATCGGGATGCCCGTAATGGAGGACTCTCACTTCCAGAAGTGAGCGGGAATAAGATGGCTGCACTCCAGTATTTGCTAAGGGTTCCAGTCACTAAAGAATGGGGAATGGACACACTTAATACGTTAGAAATTGCCATGACCCAGCAAGGAATAGAAGGAGATGCTCACACCCTTGGAGAAGAAAACTTAAAGGCAATAGTAGATCGATATATTGAGATTCAAACAGCGCCAAGCGTAAAATGGGGTCAAGTGGGCATAGGATTGTTACAGACAGTAGGAGGAGGATTCGAGGCTGCATTCGGTGTTGCTTTTGGGATTGCAACTGTCGAGACGTTAGCTGGCGGACTATTTGGAGCCTATGTAGCCACACATGGAGCTAGCAATGTTAGCGGCGGGATCTCAAGAATGTGGAACGGGCTTAATGGCTCCGATGCAGGGGACACAGCCAATTTCGAGAAGAATGCATTTGCCGCCATCGGTGGGGAAAGAGGCGAACTGGTCTATAACGGCATAGACATGGCTATGGCATTTGCTCAGCCAGTCGATATCGTGACCAAGATGATATATAAGAGCCCGACTGCTGCGCTGGATGCTTATCAGGCTGAAAAGATAGCAAGTTCGGTGTTTGCAAAGACAGAAGGTGCTGTTGTTGAGGGGACGGGACAAGGTCTCAAAGTACCGCAAGGACTTACACAGGCACAATTTGATAAAGCATCATCAATGATACGAGAGAAAGTAGGGCATATAAGTGACGATATAGTTGTTCAAGGCAGCCGGGCAAAAGGAACAGCAAAACCAACTTCTGATATTGATATAGCTATTAGGGTTCCAGCAGAGAAATTTGATGAATTAATACAAAGCTCTTTTAGTAAGGTTAAGCCGCCTAATCCAGGGTCTGCTAAGGAGAAAACAATGCTTCATGCTATTGAAACAGGAAAAATTCAATCAGGAGAAGCAAAACTGAGCAAGTTTAGAGAACAACTCCAACAAGAACTAGGTATGGATGTCGATATTTCAATTATTAAAATAGGTGGACCTTTTGACAATCCCCCATTTACACCACTCAAATGA
- a CDS encoding 1,4-dihydroxy-6-naphthoate synthase → MEEKFDLFTKIFVDSDVDKEMLLDTVSNIVMGTISGSSILTKQAEIFIFNNGDFDEDKRNQGNDGFLYYKYYLEIEPTEDADDRNYVLEISNLLTKLWNVDFKAIASCDFEDLLPRKGGYNFDER, encoded by the coding sequence TTGGAAGAAAAATTTGATTTATTTACTAAAATTTTTGTAGATAGCGATGTCGATAAAGAGATGTTACTAGATACAGTCTCAAACATTGTTATGGGTACTATTAGCGGTTCAAGTATATTGACGAAGCAAGCAGAAATATTTATTTTTAATAACGGTGATTTCGATGAAGACAAAAGAAATCAAGGGAATGATGGCTTTCTATATTACAAGTACTACCTTGAAATTGAACCAACAGAAGATGCGGATGACCGTAACTATGTATTAGAAATATCTAATTTGCTGACAAAGTTATGGAATGTTGATTTTAAAGCAATAGCATCGTGCGATTTTGAAGACTTGCTACCAAGAAAAGGCGGTTATAATTTTGATGAGCGTTAA
- a CDS encoding AAA family ATPase — protein sequence MRLLLATGGIHQIIIEYSVKKVDVVNDKQLSLVEIPDFIHSSNISLDAILLTDEALSQQDGQNRKDMIFLLEWLANNQRSNVQVLIITSDMWRSKELESLGSQYSKFKVLSCDYIRVPIALYKQAFELLLDRSQLSGQFRGEPSGISTSASIPTVAERKPSFFERLKPKPKNESVRTATDQLTKDLEKVSRGMSRVIAVTGHRGSGLTSTVVNVAAEASKRGLSVMIIDMDIDYRSTNMYFNHFHDQTKRNEDINASLIRTLARPQDFMSTAYNLKDNFWITGLGYEFSDRMRLDQFYNSGKLVGLLSILRNKFNIIILDMPLDLLKQFKETMIHMDVFGLCIPNNLYSILSTLKNIEVILDKESIGYLNAKSRVVVTKYNDRARFQGDIFSPERVSEVLSSGLLETFTYDMKVAGHVPYSNEFDAQIEADVALVNTSRDYEHTYGNILLRLLEGAS from the coding sequence ATGAGGTTACTTCTCGCTACAGGTGGAATTCACCAGATTATTATTGAATATAGCGTTAAGAAAGTTGACGTTGTGAATGATAAGCAGCTATCACTTGTAGAAATACCTGATTTTATTCATAGCTCCAATATTTCACTAGATGCAATTCTACTAACAGATGAGGCTCTCTCGCAGCAGGATGGCCAGAATAGGAAAGATATGATCTTTCTTCTGGAATGGCTTGCGAACAATCAACGTTCAAACGTCCAGGTACTTATCATTACTTCGGATATGTGGAGGTCGAAAGAGCTAGAGTCCTTAGGGAGTCAATATTCCAAATTCAAAGTACTTAGTTGCGACTATATCAGGGTGCCTATTGCCCTTTATAAGCAAGCTTTTGAGCTACTGCTAGACAGAAGTCAATTATCTGGACAATTCAGAGGTGAGCCAAGTGGTATATCCACTAGTGCCTCTATTCCTACTGTGGCAGAGAGGAAACCCTCATTTTTTGAGCGATTAAAACCCAAACCTAAGAACGAGAGTGTTAGAACGGCTACAGATCAGCTTACGAAAGACCTCGAGAAGGTCAGCCGTGGAATGAGTAGGGTTATAGCCGTAACAGGTCATAGGGGCAGTGGATTAACTAGTACTGTGGTTAATGTAGCGGCGGAGGCCAGTAAACGTGGGTTAAGTGTGATGATCATCGATATGGACATTGACTATAGAAGCACCAATATGTATTTTAATCATTTTCACGACCAGACCAAAAGGAATGAGGATATCAACGCCTCGCTCATACGTACCCTGGCAAGACCACAGGACTTTATGAGTACTGCATATAACCTTAAAGATAACTTTTGGATTACGGGTCTAGGATATGAATTCTCAGATCGGATGCGTCTGGATCAATTTTATAATAGCGGCAAGCTTGTGGGGCTGTTATCCATACTGAGAAATAAGTTTAATATCATTATTTTAGATATGCCTTTGGACTTATTAAAGCAGTTTAAAGAAACGATGATCCACATGGATGTCTTTGGTCTTTGCATACCCAATAATCTATATTCCATATTGAGTACTCTGAAAAATATAGAAGTCATTCTTGATAAGGAATCTATAGGCTATCTGAATGCCAAATCAAGAGTTGTTGTTACTAAATACAATGATCGTGCACGGTTTCAGGGTGATATTTTCTCGCCTGAGAGAGTAAGTGAGGTACTAAGTTCGGGATTGCTTGAGACATTTACATACGATATGAAAGTGGCGGGACATGTTCCATACAGTAATGAATTTGACGCCCAGATTGAGGCGGATGTAGCGCTTGTTAATACAAGCCGTGATTATGAACACACATACGGTAACATACTTCTACGGTTATTGGAGGGAGCAAGTTAA